AATGAACTACAAAGAGTTTATTCTTCTTAAATTCTACTGAATCAGCCTTAATTAAAGAGGATAATCTGTATCGAAAGCCTATTTAGCATACCAAATTTAATTCTTCATTTCAGCCTGAGAGCAATTGATATATAGGTGAAATTGGTGAATGAAAGTAAAAATCGTGTTAAACACACAACCCCCAAAAGGATGAGGCTACGGGTCTTTCATTCCTTACATTGTCTGTAAATACTTAATGTATGCTGATGTAATTTTATCAAATATCACAAAACAATATATTTAATAGATGAATGTATCCCAAAGCAAAATTCGCCCTGACTTTATCTGATGATTTCTTAGGTTATAAAAAGTTATCATTATCTTTAAGCCTGCAACAACTTTCATTCTTTCAGCAAGCATATCATGCATAAATTTTATATCCTTACAAGTATATTAATCATATATACTAACACCAGTATTGCCAGGCAACCTTTAAATATCGACAGCCTGCTGGTCGTGAGCAATACCGCTGAATCCCCATTGGTTCAATGTGAATCGATATTGTTACTCGCACACCATTATGCCTTCGATCAAACCGAAAAATCCAAAAAATATAGCCGACGATTGCCCGAACTTATCTCGCGAATTCAAGAGGCTGCTCACCGCGCAAAACTTCACAGCAAATATGCTGCTTTACTATTTATCAGCAATCAATATGTCGCTGCTACGGAGGAGTACCTGAAGAGCCGAGCGCTGTGGGAAAAACTGAATAACAAAAAAGAGCTTCTGATACTCAATAATAATTTGGGGCTTGTTTATGAACGAAAGGGAGAATATGACAAGGCAATCCCTCTTTTTAAGACTGCTTACCGGGGACTTGACTTGTTCGAGCCCGCAAGAAAGCATCAGTTGCGGGCTTCCATTTGTCTTAATCTCGGCTCGGCCCTGCAAGGAATAGACCGCCTGGAGCAGGCGCATGCGTATTATGTGGAAGCCATACGGTCGGCGGAAATTTCAGGTTTCCTACTGCCTAAAGCCAAAGCATTACATAACCTTGGCAACCTGAGTTTGGCGCTGGAAAAAAATAACTTGGCAAAAATTTATTTTGAACAATCTTTACACCTAAAAGATAGCCTGGGCGAAACCAGCAGTCAATTCAGTGATTTGATTGGTTTGGCTCGCTACCATCTGGCGGTGAATGATACAGACATCGGGCTTAAGTATATTCAGCAGGCCGCAACTATTACTTCCGAAAATCAACAAGCAGTTTATCTTCAAGACCTTCACCTGTTACGTCACTCCTATTTTCTGAAAACCCACCAAATGGACTCCGCTTTGAATTACTATAAAGCTTATAAAATAGCCTCTGACAAGCTTCAGCGTTCGGAACAAACTGATGTGGTGAGCAACCTGATTGATCAATATGAGCTGGATAAAAAAAATGAAGCCACCAAAAGGGGGCATCAGAAATGGAGATGGCGAATGTATATGGGCTTGGCAATTGCGGTCGGTTTAATTATCAGCCTGGTTCTTTTAGGATTGTACCTGAAGCAAAAGCTTCAAAAAGAACGCGAGGCCACACAAAGAATTCAGGCTGAAAAAGAATTGGTAGAACAGCAGCTTGATTTTAAAAACCGAGAACTGGTTAATAATGTAACCCATCTTGTGCAAAAAAATGAGTTGATCAATACCGTCTCGCAGCGACTGTTTGAGTTCAAGTCAAAATTAAGAATGGACCAGCGCAAGAACCTGACCGCCATCATTGAACACCTGCAAAATATCAACAACGACAATACCTGGGAGGAATTCAGCTTACGATTCAATGCCGTACATTCCAATTTTTATAAAATCCTTGAAGCCAAACATGGTAAACTGACCAACAATGAGCGGAAGCTTTCTGCCCTGCTTCGCATGGACATGAATACCAAAGAGGTTTCGGCAATCACGGGGCAAAGTCCCAAAGCCATTGAAGTCGCTCGTACACGGCTACGTAAAAAACTCCAAATTGACAATACGGAAATCAACCTGAGCAATTACCTTCAAGGCATTGAAACGCAGGAGAGCGAGATTCGGGTGTTGGGGGAGTTCTCCAATGCTATTAATAAAGCATAACGTCATTATTATAAATAACCTCCTATTAAAGGAAAAAACTCCTTCCCCCAAGCATATCATTCCACTTCTTGTCTGATTTTAAAAAGACTTCAACTAAACAACGGTTTTGATACCATTAAACAACAAAATAATCCACCGCCATATCGTGACTAAGTGACCTGATCGAAAATTGCAATGAGCCTTAAGGTTAGCAGGATGTCAATCAAGAAATATTCCATCGAATTGCCATTAACCTGTCGAACCCATTGATAACTAAATAATTTAATACAGGTATCGATTCGAATCATTTGCATCGGTTTTACCAATAGTTCATTACCTTGAATTTCCGCCACTTCTATGCTTTCAAATTCTGTTGAAGGGGGGGCTATTGCTTCTTGTTCACAATGCAACACTAACGACCCCAAAACCGCAAACCTATGCCATAAAAAACTCTTCCGATAGATTCCTGTTAATCTGATGAGTAAAAAAATTCTCCTTAATTGTACTGAATATGGCCTCAAAATTAATTGTTTCAGCATTTATATTATTGCTTAGCCTTGGATTTTCGTGCACTCCTTCGATGAAAGAGAATCCACAAGAGCAAAAGTCCCTGCAAAGTTCTCCTTCTGAAAGTGATCCGCTGCCCTCATGGCGGGAGGGAAAAACGAAGCAAGCCATCATGGATTATGTGGCTTCGGTTACCGATCCCAACAGTCCGCATTTTATCCCCGTCCCCGATCGTATTGCTACTTTCGACAATGATGGTAACCTGTGGGCTGAAAAGCCGCTGTATTTCCAACTGATTTTTGCCATGGATAAATTAAAGTCGCTGGCTGATCAGCACCCCGAATGGAAAAAAGATCCTGTGATGAAGGCGGCGATTGATCATGATACCGAAGCTTTGTTTAAATATGGCGAAAAGGGTTTAATGAAAATTGTTTTGGCATCGCATGCCAATACAACGGGCGAGGAGTTTGAGCAAGAAGTGTTGCAATGGATAAAAACGGCTAAACACCCCTCACTCAATAGACCATATACTGAACTGATTTATCAGCCAATGGTAGAACTTGTCCACTTTCTTCAAAAGCACAAATTCAAAACATTTATTGTTTCCGGAGGTGGGCTCGCCTTCATGCGCCCCTGGGTGGAAGAGGTTTATGGTATTCCACGCGATCAGGTGGTGGGCAGTACCATAAAAATAAAATATGATGACCACGGGGAGCAACCTGTAATCCGAAGACTTCCTGAACTTGAATTTATAGACGACAAGGCAGGAAAGCCCGAGGCTATTTACAAATTCATCGGGCGGAAGCCTGTATTTGCTTCTGGAAATTCGGATGGAGATTTGCAGATGCTCAGATGGGCGGCATTGGGAACACACCAAAGTTTTATGCTATTGTTGCACCATACTGATGCAGAAAGAGAATGG
This genomic interval from Persicobacter psychrovividus contains the following:
- a CDS encoding tetratricopeptide repeat protein gives rise to the protein MHKFYILTSILIIYTNTSIARQPLNIDSLLVVSNTAESPLVQCESILLLAHHYAFDQTEKSKKYSRRLPELISRIQEAAHRAKLHSKYAALLFISNQYVAATEEYLKSRALWEKLNNKKELLILNNNLGLVYERKGEYDKAIPLFKTAYRGLDLFEPARKHQLRASICLNLGSALQGIDRLEQAHAYYVEAIRSAEISGFLLPKAKALHNLGNLSLALEKNNLAKIYFEQSLHLKDSLGETSSQFSDLIGLARYHLAVNDTDIGLKYIQQAATITSENQQAVYLQDLHLLRHSYFLKTHQMDSALNYYKAYKIASDKLQRSEQTDVVSNLIDQYELDKKNEATKRGHQKWRWRMYMGLAIAVGLIISLVLLGLYLKQKLQKEREATQRIQAEKELVEQQLDFKNRELVNNVTHLVQKNELINTVSQRLFEFKSKLRMDQRKNLTAIIEHLQNINNDNTWEEFSLRFNAVHSNFYKILEAKHGKLTNNERKLSALLRMDMNTKEVSAITGQSPKAIEVARTRLRKKLQIDNTEINLSNYLQGIETQESEIRVLGEFSNAINKA
- a CDS encoding HAD family hydrolase, coding for MASKLIVSAFILLLSLGFSCTPSMKENPQEQKSLQSSPSESDPLPSWREGKTKQAIMDYVASVTDPNSPHFIPVPDRIATFDNDGNLWAEKPLYFQLIFAMDKLKSLADQHPEWKKDPVMKAAIDHDTEALFKYGEKGLMKIVLASHANTTGEEFEQEVLQWIKTAKHPSLNRPYTELIYQPMVELVHFLQKHKFKTFIVSGGGLAFMRPWVEEVYGIPRDQVVGSTIKIKYDDHGEQPVIRRLPELEFIDDKAGKPEAIYKFIGRKPVFASGNSDGDLQMLRWAALGTHQSFMLLLHHTDAEREWAYDRESAVGRLNMGLTEAPMKNWTITDMKNDWKIIFPPSDSK